From Ignavibacterium sp.:
CCAAACCAGTTAAGAGTTGATTTATATAGAATTGAAATCACAAAAAAGATAAGAAAGCTATTTAGCGTTCCATAAATAATATTTTTTATGATGTGTTTTTTCTTGTAATGACCAAGTTCGTGAGCAATAACGGTTTCGATTTCATCCTTTGTGCATGATGAAAGTAAAGTATCTCCGAGAATTATTCTTTTTGTTTTTCCAAGTCCTGTAAAAGCAGCGTTTGCTTTCTTTGTGTTTTTACTCATATCAAAAGAATAAACATCCTGAACTTTTAATCCTGCCTGAATAGCTAAAGATTTTATTCTTTCTTTTAATTCTTCATCTTCGATTGGTTTTACTTTATAAAAAATCGGGAATATAACTATCGGGAATAATTGAGATAAGATCACAGAAATAAAAAACATTGCTATAGCAAAAACTAACCACCAGTTATCTCCAAACTCTTTGAGTATAAAATAAAACAAAAGCAGAATCGGAATTCCTATTACACCTGAGACAACTGTTGACTTCGTTCCCTCTATAAAATATTTAAGTAAAGTTTGGTTAGATAAATTATACTTATGCTCAAGAATAAATGACGAATAAAAATTCATTGGAAAGAAGATTATCGAAACTGCCAAACCGGTTATAATTGTGAAAAGAACTAAAACAAGATAATCGTATTGAGTGAAGGTGTAGAGCCATTCTGATAAAACTTTACTGTAGCCGGAGCTAAGAAACAGAAAAGTTAAAATAAACAGTAATACTGTTTCTGAAATGCTTATCGCAAGCTTTATATTATTATACTTCTTGGAATTCATATTAGAAAAATATGCACATACTTGTTACTTATCAATTTCAGAAAAAGTATAAATCTTATTTCAATGACGCGCCCGTTTTATTAAGTTAAGGATGCAAAAATCAAGGAGTACTGAAATGAAAAAATTAATTCTGATTGTTCTTTTCTCAGTTTCATTTATCTCAATAACTTCAGCACAGATAACCGCTCAAATTGGTGGTGGCTTATCGTATAATCTGCCACAAGGAGATGCCGGCGGTACAACGGATGAATTTTACAAAGGTACCAAGTATGGTTTGTCAAATGGTTTTTCATTCTTTGCCAAAGCAAGGGCTGGTTTATTAGGCACATCATTCTTTGCAGAAATTGATTATGCAAAACTAAGTGGTGACGGAAATGCAGATGAAAACAGAGGGACAGTAGAAGTATCTTTGCAGAATTTCTCAGTAAAACTTGGACCGGAGATTATGATTGACATTCCACTTTCACCTGTCTCTCCATATTTAGCACCTTATCTAATGATTAACCAATTCAGCGGTGAGGTTAAATTTCAGGGTGTGTCCAGAGTTCCAAGCGGAACTTATGATTTGAAATCAGCCACACGGATTGGTGCTGGTGGAGCTGTTGGTGTTCTGTTTAAATTAAATCCTGCTTTAAAATTAGATATAAGTATCCACTATCAATTACTCAATTTATT
This genomic window contains:
- a CDS encoding M48 family metallopeptidase, which translates into the protein MNSKKYNNIKLAISISETVLLFILTFLFLSSGYSKVLSEWLYTFTQYDYLVLVLFTIITGLAVSIIFFPMNFYSSFILEHKYNLSNQTLLKYFIEGTKSTVVSGVIGIPILLLFYFILKEFGDNWWLVFAIAMFFISVILSQLFPIVIFPIFYKVKPIEDEELKERIKSLAIQAGLKVQDVYSFDMSKNTKKANAAFTGLGKTKRIILGDTLLSSCTKDEIETVIAHELGHYKKKHIIKNIIYGTLNSFLIFFVISILYKSTLNWFGFSSITEIAALPLLTLWAMLIGLIQTPIGNMLSRKFEYEADQYAIETTRKPFSFIQTLNKLTDQNLGDREPHPFVEWFFYSHPSIRKRIAAIENFANKTGIAEGSHLQEQMI
- a CDS encoding outer membrane beta-barrel protein, which produces MKKLILIVLFSVSFISITSAQITAQIGGGLSYNLPQGDAGGTTDEFYKGTKYGLSNGFSFFAKARAGLLGTSFFAEIDYAKLSGDGNADENRGTVEVSLQNFSVKLGPEIMIDIPLSPVSPYLAPYLMINQFSGEVKFQGVSRVPSGTYDLKSATRIGAGGAVGVLFKLNPALKLDISIHYQLLNLFGKEFNSVDPASVRRLDSYISLNDDKDPLYSSTSDEHIIADKRSINNMQFKLGLMIGL